The following coding sequences are from one Oscarella lobularis chromosome 19, ooOscLobu1.1, whole genome shotgun sequence window:
- the LOC136198672 gene encoding uncharacterized protein isoform X1 yields the protein MSHSWGILGENSMAKESRAISGAFSLVPSLIDTSILAESDITKVAAVIRPLCVGEDPWPGEIFASRLGMPSEKAEEIFASGVGTARKRGGEKLSKRLAEWMHTHQVQIADAAESAFLAGFKDVACNLIRVHHTSLDNEAIVKLIRKRFHLPDNLAALPKEQLLRMVVGGIPQSFISGQQRSRHRRWKTILQSLGAKVNPSPHTPSNVCQALCNWSKTGRDPADRVRELCDALCKVGHFSAIRELVLQGAPRSAEQQRSALPLSDSVLNLIQVPNEDKHLVGRDEDVRKLRKYLEDNHLVLVHGFPGIGKTSLVTKLAHEVCSEYGAVVFIKCSSSSAFGNSLTKICRSLDQQKVLRSVSQSELIEYMRYWLTHQEEKTLLIFDGLNDLEQESKDVSTKIEALLLSGISDQVFCLFTSRKEVEKMENLRVHKVYPLEPLSEAEVANMLIERCGASKEDQKERDAAALIAARVEGIPQLVDLTANAIKRTGVPLSVYRDNMKLKKEVGLLDRTEEGYKNTRQLYRQIITENANTPALKELLLVFALSDYPEPLPVDLFAMGGRNLPDCALKEEYRKEKMKYSVPENETNEDAFTILTMMYTRLLLELQKSHLIYYNYTKRSAWMHSAISEEIQELAKSEWKDCAPEGHGLNILSSLLTTTYEAERTDKALVYEALVPHTFKFIANMDQQKRPVNPHLLLNVGKMTSLLGRFEEAKDLLERCEKLCQNEKNDFRGKTLLNLGTVYRRLGLLSDAERLLLEARGVWEGSSSSSSLREADTAYADVLMDVSEFQKAYTLLEEIRLENVTDFGTYYGSKGRACFGLKKYTETIQWFNKALKQLKDTNEYKHGLFNAYVQLAEAAKHRPDCAAFRNRLDECYEAMEKVRSTRGPSHRYVAFFQREIARLEHRFSEHCSTESVLPSLTKAFRLALDSLKSHIKVFGKQHQKVAKSSDIIAKVCNTLAGGKGYHAAQFNECKRLALNRAIRNYAIIECDTFPEVKEILRELHEDTLREDFIGEGLENSSGHSSENMTELAMQSDEPLGELGELLKNALDLYKEDDD from the exons ATGAGTCACTCCTGGGGAATCCTCGGGGAAAACTCCATGGCGAAAGAGTCTAGAGCCATTTCTGGTGCGTTTTCTCTTGTTCCTAGCCTAATCGACACTTCTATTCTGGCAGAAAGTGACATCACAAAGGTCGCGGCCGTCATTAGACCACTGTGCGTCGGAGAAGATCCCTGGCCCGGGGAGATTTTTGCGTCGCGATTAGGCATGCCGTCGGAAAAAGCTGAAGAGATTTTTGCTAGTGGAGTCGGGACGGCGAGGAAGCGCGGCGGAGAAAAGTTGTCGAAGCGGCTGGCCGAATGGATGCACACGCACCAAGTTCAGATAGCGGACGCTGCAGAGAGCGCCTTCTTAGCCGGCTTCAAAGACGTCGCTTGTAACCTAATTCGAGTCCATCATACGTCTTTGG ATAACGAGGCCATAGTGAAGCTCATTAGAAAAAGATTTCATCTTCCTGATAATCTGGCCGCCCTTCCTAAAGAGCAATTGCTCCGAATGGTTGTTGGAGGAATTCCGCAGTCTTTCATCAGTGGTCAACAACGGTCAAGGCATCGCAGATGGAAAACAATTCTACAGTCTCTTGGAGCAAAGGTGAATCCAAGCCCTCATACTCCAAGCAATGTATGTCAAGCCCTTTGCAACTGGAGCAAAACCGGCCGCGATCCTGCAGACAGAGTGCGCGAGTTGTGCGATGCTCTTTGCAAAGTTGGCCACTTCAGTGCAATCAGGGAACTTGTTTTGCAAG GTGCGCCAAGAAGTGCCGAGCAACAGAGATCAGCCTTGCCACTATCTGATTCTGTTTTGAATCTGATTCAAGTTCCTAACGAAGACAAGCATCTAGTTGGCAGAGACGAAGACGTTagaaaattgagaaaatatttagaaGACAATCATCTCGTTCTTGTTCACGGCTTTCCAGGAATAGGGAAAACATCCTTGGTGACTAAACTAGCTCATGAAGTTTGCAGCGAGTACGGCGCTGTTGTGTTTATAAAATGCTCCAGCTCTTCCGCTTTTGGCAATTCCCTGACTAAAATTTGCAGAAGCTTAGACCAACAAAAAGTGCTTCGGTCTGTTAGTCAATCTGAGTTGATTGAATACATGAGATACTGGCTGACGCATCaggaagaaaagacgttGCTTATTTTCGACGGTTTGAACGACCTTGAACAGGAATCCAAAGACGTGTCTACCAAAATTGAAGCTCTCCTTCTTTCAGGCATTTCTGATCAAGTGTTTTGCCTCTTTACCTCTCGAAAAGAAGTGGAGAAAATGGAAAATCTACGTGTTCACAAGGTTTACCCTTTAGAACCGCTCAGCGAAGCAGAGGTGGCGAACATGCTTATTGAGAGATGTGGAGCTAGCAAAGAAGATCAAAAGGAAAGAGATGCAGCCGCTCTCATAGCTGCTAGAGTTGAGGGAATTCCCCAGCTTGTTGATTTAACAGCAAACGCAATTAAACGAACAGGCGTTCCTCTTTCCGTTTACAGGGATAATATgaagctaaagaaagaagttGGTCTGCTTGATAGAACTGAAGAAGGTTATAAGAACACAAGGCAGCTCTACAGACAAATAATTACGGAAAACGCCAATACACCGGCTCTTAAAGAATTACTGCTCGTGTTTGCTTTATCTGATTATCCAGAGCCTCTTCCTGTCGATTTATTTGCCATGGGCGGTAGAAACCTTCCTGATTGCGCTCTAAAAGAGGAATACCGcaaggagaaaatgaaatattCGGTACCCGAAAATGAAACAAACGAAGACGCTTTTACCATTCTCACAATGATGTATACGAGGCTGCTCTTGGAACTGCAAAAGTCTCACCTAATTTACTACAACTACACTAAACGTTCTGCGTGGATGCACTCTGCAATAAGCGAAGAAATACAAGAATTGGCTAAAAGTGAATGGAAGGATTGCGCGCCTGAAGGTCATGGACTAAATATCCTATCGAGTCTGCTCACAACGACGTATGAAGCTGAAAGAACAGACAAAGCTCTAGTGTACGAGGCTTTGGTTCCTCACACATTCAAATTCATAGCGAATATGGATCAGCAAAAACGCCCAGTCAACCCTCATCTTTTATTAAACGTcggcaaaatgacgtcactgcttggtcgttttgaagaagcaaaagatcTTTTAGAAAGGTGTGAGAAGCTCTgtcaaaatgaaaagaatGACTTCAGAGGTAAAACATTGCTGAACCTTGGCACTGTTTACCGCCGGTTGGGGCTACTCTCTGATGCAGAACGCCTCCTACTCGAAGCCCGTGGAGTATGGGAAGgcagttcttcttcttcttctcttagAGAAGCAGATACGGCGTACGCGGACGTGCTAATGGACGTGAGCGAGTTCCAGAAGGCCTACACATTGCTAGAGGAAATCAGGCTAGAAAACGTCACTGACTTCGGAACCTATTACGGAAGCAAGGGAAGAGCCTGTTTCGGTCTTAAAAAGTACACTGAAACAATACAGTGGTTCAATAAGGCTCTTAAACAATTAAAGGATACAAATGAATACAAGCACGGATTATTCAATGCATACGTTCAGTTGGCAGAAGCCGCTAAACATCGGCCTGACTGTGCTGCTTTTCGGAATCGTTTAGACGAGTGTTATGAAGCGATGGAGAAAGTAAGATCTACACGCGGTCCAAGTCATCGATATGTTGCTTTTTTTCAACGCGAAATTGCTCGGTTAGAACATCGATTTTCTGAACATTGTTCAACTGAAAGCGTACTTCCGTCACTTACAAAAGCCTTTCGATTGGCCTTAGACTCTCTAAAGAGCCACATCAAAGTTTTTGGAAAGCAACACCAAAAGGTTGCAAAATCGTCCGATATTATTGCAAAAGTGTGCAATACCTTAGCTGGTGGCAAAGGATATCACGCTGCTCAATTTAACGAATGCAAACGTCTGGCTTTGAACAGAGCGATTCGCAACTATGCAATCATCGAATGTGATACGTTTCCAGAAGTTAAGGAAATCCTTAGGGAACTTCACGAAGATACGCTCCGTGAGGACTTCATAGGTGAGGGTCTGGAGAACAGCAGCGGTCACAGTTCAGAAAATATGACAGAATTAGCGATGCAATCAGATGAGCCGCTCGGCGAACTCGGAGAATTACTGAAAAATGCACTGGACCTTTataaagaagacgatgactaA
- the LOC136198672 gene encoding uncharacterized protein isoform X2, whose translation MSHSWGILGENSMAKESRAISESDITKVAAVIRPLCVGEDPWPGEIFASRLGMPSEKAEEIFASGVGTARKRGGEKLSKRLAEWMHTHQVQIADAAESAFLAGFKDVACNLIRVHHTSLDNEAIVKLIRKRFHLPDNLAALPKEQLLRMVVGGIPQSFISGQQRSRHRRWKTILQSLGAKVNPSPHTPSNVCQALCNWSKTGRDPADRVRELCDALCKVGHFSAIRELVLQGAPRSAEQQRSALPLSDSVLNLIQVPNEDKHLVGRDEDVRKLRKYLEDNHLVLVHGFPGIGKTSLVTKLAHEVCSEYGAVVFIKCSSSSAFGNSLTKICRSLDQQKVLRSVSQSELIEYMRYWLTHQEEKTLLIFDGLNDLEQESKDVSTKIEALLLSGISDQVFCLFTSRKEVEKMENLRVHKVYPLEPLSEAEVANMLIERCGASKEDQKERDAAALIAARVEGIPQLVDLTANAIKRTGVPLSVYRDNMKLKKEVGLLDRTEEGYKNTRQLYRQIITENANTPALKELLLVFALSDYPEPLPVDLFAMGGRNLPDCALKEEYRKEKMKYSVPENETNEDAFTILTMMYTRLLLELQKSHLIYYNYTKRSAWMHSAISEEIQELAKSEWKDCAPEGHGLNILSSLLTTTYEAERTDKALVYEALVPHTFKFIANMDQQKRPVNPHLLLNVGKMTSLLGRFEEAKDLLERCEKLCQNEKNDFRGKTLLNLGTVYRRLGLLSDAERLLLEARGVWEGSSSSSSLREADTAYADVLMDVSEFQKAYTLLEEIRLENVTDFGTYYGSKGRACFGLKKYTETIQWFNKALKQLKDTNEYKHGLFNAYVQLAEAAKHRPDCAAFRNRLDECYEAMEKVRSTRGPSHRYVAFFQREIARLEHRFSEHCSTESVLPSLTKAFRLALDSLKSHIKVFGKQHQKVAKSSDIIAKVCNTLAGGKGYHAAQFNECKRLALNRAIRNYAIIECDTFPEVKEILRELHEDTLREDFIGEGLENSSGHSSENMTELAMQSDEPLGELGELLKNALDLYKEDDD comes from the exons ATGAGTCACTCCTGGGGAATCCTCGGGGAAAACTCCATGGCGAAAGAGTCTAGAGCCATTTCTG AAAGTGACATCACAAAGGTCGCGGCCGTCATTAGACCACTGTGCGTCGGAGAAGATCCCTGGCCCGGGGAGATTTTTGCGTCGCGATTAGGCATGCCGTCGGAAAAAGCTGAAGAGATTTTTGCTAGTGGAGTCGGGACGGCGAGGAAGCGCGGCGGAGAAAAGTTGTCGAAGCGGCTGGCCGAATGGATGCACACGCACCAAGTTCAGATAGCGGACGCTGCAGAGAGCGCCTTCTTAGCCGGCTTCAAAGACGTCGCTTGTAACCTAATTCGAGTCCATCATACGTCTTTGG ATAACGAGGCCATAGTGAAGCTCATTAGAAAAAGATTTCATCTTCCTGATAATCTGGCCGCCCTTCCTAAAGAGCAATTGCTCCGAATGGTTGTTGGAGGAATTCCGCAGTCTTTCATCAGTGGTCAACAACGGTCAAGGCATCGCAGATGGAAAACAATTCTACAGTCTCTTGGAGCAAAGGTGAATCCAAGCCCTCATACTCCAAGCAATGTATGTCAAGCCCTTTGCAACTGGAGCAAAACCGGCCGCGATCCTGCAGACAGAGTGCGCGAGTTGTGCGATGCTCTTTGCAAAGTTGGCCACTTCAGTGCAATCAGGGAACTTGTTTTGCAAG GTGCGCCAAGAAGTGCCGAGCAACAGAGATCAGCCTTGCCACTATCTGATTCTGTTTTGAATCTGATTCAAGTTCCTAACGAAGACAAGCATCTAGTTGGCAGAGACGAAGACGTTagaaaattgagaaaatatttagaaGACAATCATCTCGTTCTTGTTCACGGCTTTCCAGGAATAGGGAAAACATCCTTGGTGACTAAACTAGCTCATGAAGTTTGCAGCGAGTACGGCGCTGTTGTGTTTATAAAATGCTCCAGCTCTTCCGCTTTTGGCAATTCCCTGACTAAAATTTGCAGAAGCTTAGACCAACAAAAAGTGCTTCGGTCTGTTAGTCAATCTGAGTTGATTGAATACATGAGATACTGGCTGACGCATCaggaagaaaagacgttGCTTATTTTCGACGGTTTGAACGACCTTGAACAGGAATCCAAAGACGTGTCTACCAAAATTGAAGCTCTCCTTCTTTCAGGCATTTCTGATCAAGTGTTTTGCCTCTTTACCTCTCGAAAAGAAGTGGAGAAAATGGAAAATCTACGTGTTCACAAGGTTTACCCTTTAGAACCGCTCAGCGAAGCAGAGGTGGCGAACATGCTTATTGAGAGATGTGGAGCTAGCAAAGAAGATCAAAAGGAAAGAGATGCAGCCGCTCTCATAGCTGCTAGAGTTGAGGGAATTCCCCAGCTTGTTGATTTAACAGCAAACGCAATTAAACGAACAGGCGTTCCTCTTTCCGTTTACAGGGATAATATgaagctaaagaaagaagttGGTCTGCTTGATAGAACTGAAGAAGGTTATAAGAACACAAGGCAGCTCTACAGACAAATAATTACGGAAAACGCCAATACACCGGCTCTTAAAGAATTACTGCTCGTGTTTGCTTTATCTGATTATCCAGAGCCTCTTCCTGTCGATTTATTTGCCATGGGCGGTAGAAACCTTCCTGATTGCGCTCTAAAAGAGGAATACCGcaaggagaaaatgaaatattCGGTACCCGAAAATGAAACAAACGAAGACGCTTTTACCATTCTCACAATGATGTATACGAGGCTGCTCTTGGAACTGCAAAAGTCTCACCTAATTTACTACAACTACACTAAACGTTCTGCGTGGATGCACTCTGCAATAAGCGAAGAAATACAAGAATTGGCTAAAAGTGAATGGAAGGATTGCGCGCCTGAAGGTCATGGACTAAATATCCTATCGAGTCTGCTCACAACGACGTATGAAGCTGAAAGAACAGACAAAGCTCTAGTGTACGAGGCTTTGGTTCCTCACACATTCAAATTCATAGCGAATATGGATCAGCAAAAACGCCCAGTCAACCCTCATCTTTTATTAAACGTcggcaaaatgacgtcactgcttggtcgttttgaagaagcaaaagatcTTTTAGAAAGGTGTGAGAAGCTCTgtcaaaatgaaaagaatGACTTCAGAGGTAAAACATTGCTGAACCTTGGCACTGTTTACCGCCGGTTGGGGCTACTCTCTGATGCAGAACGCCTCCTACTCGAAGCCCGTGGAGTATGGGAAGgcagttcttcttcttcttctcttagAGAAGCAGATACGGCGTACGCGGACGTGCTAATGGACGTGAGCGAGTTCCAGAAGGCCTACACATTGCTAGAGGAAATCAGGCTAGAAAACGTCACTGACTTCGGAACCTATTACGGAAGCAAGGGAAGAGCCTGTTTCGGTCTTAAAAAGTACACTGAAACAATACAGTGGTTCAATAAGGCTCTTAAACAATTAAAGGATACAAATGAATACAAGCACGGATTATTCAATGCATACGTTCAGTTGGCAGAAGCCGCTAAACATCGGCCTGACTGTGCTGCTTTTCGGAATCGTTTAGACGAGTGTTATGAAGCGATGGAGAAAGTAAGATCTACACGCGGTCCAAGTCATCGATATGTTGCTTTTTTTCAACGCGAAATTGCTCGGTTAGAACATCGATTTTCTGAACATTGTTCAACTGAAAGCGTACTTCCGTCACTTACAAAAGCCTTTCGATTGGCCTTAGACTCTCTAAAGAGCCACATCAAAGTTTTTGGAAAGCAACACCAAAAGGTTGCAAAATCGTCCGATATTATTGCAAAAGTGTGCAATACCTTAGCTGGTGGCAAAGGATATCACGCTGCTCAATTTAACGAATGCAAACGTCTGGCTTTGAACAGAGCGATTCGCAACTATGCAATCATCGAATGTGATACGTTTCCAGAAGTTAAGGAAATCCTTAGGGAACTTCACGAAGATACGCTCCGTGAGGACTTCATAGGTGAGGGTCTGGAGAACAGCAGCGGTCACAGTTCAGAAAATATGACAGAATTAGCGATGCAATCAGATGAGCCGCTCGGCGAACTCGGAGAATTACTGAAAAATGCACTGGACCTTTataaagaagacgatgactaA
- the LOC136198671 gene encoding uncharacterized protein, translating into MAVTQPPPRAVSELDVENVADAIVDLCKHSQGVGADLFVHWHIFASRLGISLGEELKIEEDSAAEKDPRKRGEILSKRLAQWMQMHETKISDAAECAYLTGSKAVAYGLLRMEREGDDQTLEALIKERFSVVGNLADLPGETLLRIVIGGMPSYGSGRRRRRWKTVFQILGVKAKPNPCNPHNVCRELYNWNQTDDRNPLVKMRLLCDALCRVGHFGAVRELVRVPSGKKAVGRIQPSEPSLATSKEKKSQKMLSPAKHLPCVSAGTLIQVPNENRHLVGREDDVKILSQLLEKSRLVVVHGLPGIGKTSLAINLAHAVRNEYNGIAFIKCSSSSAFESSLTAICRSIDKSNVPESLCQSELLEYMKHWLTHDEKRKLLIFDGLRDVAPDVKDVSDKIEALLATESSNRPSCLFAARKEVRKIGNLRIEEVYDLKKLTEENVVDMLIERCEASRDDEEEVRAATEIAKLVKIPHLVDLTANAIKKKGVLISTYWKYMKLKGGFRVFNDTEEDLEAKQVYKDIISENASTKALRELLVVFALTDCPELVPVDLFAIGGNKLPDCALRDEYEEEKRSYRLSRDETADEANTICTMVFTGLLLELQKSHLISYDSKTGTAWMHSAISEEVLELAETESEWENCKPKRGLDILSSLLTTTFEADRTDKTPVYEALVPHTFRFIANMKRRQLSVSSRLQLNVGKMTSLLGRFKEAKDLLEKCKDLCEGENDDFRGKTLLHLGTVYRRLGYLPKAERLLREACEMWKQKGDSPVKLGEAKMAYAEVLMDASEFRKAYTLLKEIKEENVSDLGNYYGNMGWACYDLQKYRKAIERFATALEKSGHRNEYRHGLFIAYQRLAKAADFLKTYEFSTRSDVIVDEFESYLQECYEAETNVRAKRGPSHRYVAFLQRAISRLYLQLSQFFPTFDSIPVSSLTKAFRLALDSLESEIKILGKQHHKVAKSCDIIAQVCYSLRGYDIPKLEKCQTLALERAIFNCKKIGCDKFPAVEKMIEDFSRRRGALAEPQRSAPAERRPREDYLDLDSSLKALVKKATKFLSKQDDITLSENVRT; encoded by the exons ATGGCTGTTACTCAACCGCCTCCTCGAGCAGTTTCTG AActtgacgtcgaaaatgtCGCTGATGCCATCGTCGATCTGTGCAAACACTCTCAAGGCGTCGGAGCTGATCTATTTGTCCACTGGCACATATTCGCGTCGAGATTAGGCATTTCGTTAGGAGAAGAGCTCAAAATCGAAGAGGATTCTGCCGCTGAGAAAGATCCTCGGAAACGCGGCGAAATCTTGTCGAAACGGCTGGCCCAATGGATGCAAATGCACGAAACAAAGATATCTGACGCCGCAGAGTGCGCCTACTTGACTGGCTCTAAAGCGGTCGCGTACGGGTTACTTCGAATGGAACGGGAAGGCG ATGACCAAACTCTAGAGGCGCTTATCAAGGAAAGATTTAGTGTGGTTGGAAACCTCGCCGACCTTCCTGGGGAAACGTTGCTTCGAATTGTTATTGGAGGAATGCCTTCTTATGGGAGtgggcgtcgacgacgccgatggAAAACGGTTTTTCAGATCCTTGGAGTCAAAGCAAAGCCGAATCCCTGTAATCCACACAATGTGTGTCGAGAACTTTATAACTGGAACCAAACCGATGACCGCAACCCTCTTGTCAAAATGCGCTTACTGTGTGATGCTCTGTGCAGAGTTGGTCACTTTGGTGCAGTCAGGGAACTGGTTCGCG TTCCAAGTGGTAAAAAGGCCGTTGGCCGTATTCAGCCCAGTGAACCAAGCCTAGCTACCagcaaggagaagaaatcCCAGAAAATGCTATCACCTGCGAAACACTTGCCATGTGTCTCGGCTGGAACACTCATTCAAGTTCCCAATGAGAATAGGCATCTAGTTGGCAGAgaggatgacgtcaaaattttatCACAACTGCTAGAAAAATCGCGTCTCGTTGTCGTACACGGCTTGCCCGGAATAGGAAAAACGTCTTTGGCTATTAACCTTGCTCATGCCGTCCGCAATGAGTACAATGGCATTGCGTTCATTAAGTGCTCTAGTTCGTCTGCGTTTGAGAGCTCCCTGACCGCAATCTGCAGGAGCATTGACAAGTCCAACGTACCTGAATCTCTCTGTCAATCGGAGTTGCTTGAATACATGAAGCATTGGCTGACACACGACGAAAAGAGGAAACTGCTTATTTTTGACGGATTGAGAGACGTTGCGCCCGACGTCAAAGACGTATCTGACAAAATAGAAGCCCTCCTTGCTACAGAAAGTTCAAACAGGCCTAGTTGCCTCTTCGCCGCCCGAAAAGAAGTCAGAAAAATCGGAAATTTGAGAATCGAGGAGGTGTACGATCTAAAAAAGCTAACGGAAGAGAACGTTGTAGACATGCTGATTGAAAGATGTGAAGCCAgcagagacgacgaagaggaagtaAGAGCTGCTACCGAAATAGCTAAACTAGTAAAAATTCCTCACCTTGTTGATCTAACGGCAAACgctataaagaaaaaaggcgtTTTAATTTCGACATATTGGAAGTATATGAAGCTGAAGGGAGGATTTCGTGTCTTTAATGACACTGAAGAAGACCTCGAAGCAAAACAAGTTTATAAGGACATCATTTCTGAAAACGCAAGTACCAAGGCTCTTCGAGAATTGTTAGTGGTCTTTGCTCTTACCGATTGCCCAGAACTTGTACCTGTAGATTTGTTTGCAATCGGCGGTAATAAACTTCCTGATTGCGCCCTTAGAGATGAGTatgaagaggaaaagaggTCGTACCGTTTGAGCCGAGATGAAACAGCCGACGAGGCAAATACCATTTGCACGATGGTGTTTACAGGGCTGCTCTTGGAGCTGCAAAAATCCCACCTGATTTCCTACGATTCAAAAACAGGTACCGCTTGGATGCATTCAGCAATAAGCGAAGAAGTACTGGAACTGGCTGAAACTGAAAGCGAATGGGAGAATTGCAAGCCTAAACGTGGACTGGATATACTATCCAGCCTACTAACAACGACATTTGAAGCTGACAGAACAGACAAAACCCCTGTGTACGAGGCTTTAGTACCTCACACTTTCAGATTCATAGCGAACATGAAACGGCGCCAACTTTCTGTTAGCTCCCGTCTTCAATTGAACGTGGGGAAAATGACGTCTCTGTTAGGCCGCTTTAAGGAAGCAAAggatcttttagaaaagtgCAAAGATCTATGTGAAGGCGAAAATGATGACTTTAGAGGCAAAACTTTGCTTCATCTTGGAACTGTTTATCGACGGCTGGGATATCTGCCCAAGGCGGAGCGCCTTCTACGTGAAGCGTGTGAAATGTGGAAACAGAAAGGCGATTCTCCTGTTAAACTTGGAGAAGCGAAAATGGCGTATGCCGAAGTGTTAATGGATGCTAGCGAGTTTCGAAAAGCGTACACTTTGCTGAAGGaaataaaagaagagaacgttAGTGACCTTGGAAATTATTACGGAAACATGGGATGGGCTTGCTACGATCTTCAAAAGTACAGAAAGGCTATAGAACGGTTTGCTACAGCTCTCGAAAAGTCAGGACATAGAAATGAATATAGACATGGCTTATTCATTGCATATCAACGTTTGGCAAAAGCCGCCGACTTTCTTAAAACGTACGAATTTTCGACGCGAAGTGATGTAATAGTGGACGAATTTGAAAGCTATCTACAAGAATGTTACGAAGCAGAAACGAATGTACGAGCTAAACGCGGTCCTAGTCACCGATACGTCGCATTTTTACAACGTGCGATTTCTCGCCTTTATCTTCAACTTTCTCAGTTTTTTCCTACCTTTGACAGCATCCCAGTTTCTTCTCTTACTAAGGCCTTTCGACTGGCCTTAGATTCTTTAGAAAGCGAAATCAAAATCTTGGGAAAGCAACACCATAAGGTTGCAAAATCATGTGATATTATCGCACAAGTGTGCTATTCTTTAAGGGGATATGACATTCCTAAATTGGAGAAGTGCCAGACGCTGGCTTTGGAAAGAGCCATTTTCAACTGTAAGAAGATAGGATGCGACAAATTTCCAGCTGTTGAGAAAATGATTGAGGATTTTTCGCGAAGACGTGGTGCCCTAGCTGAGCCCCAACGTAGCGCCCCAGCTGAGCGTCGACCCCGAGAAGATTACTTGGACTTAGATTCTTCTCTGAAAGCATTAGTGAAGAAAGCAACGAAATTCCTTTCAAAGCAAGACGATATAACGTTAAGTGAAAACGTTAGAACATAA